Proteins encoded within one genomic window of Paraglaciecola psychrophila 170:
- a CDS encoding GntR family transcriptional regulator, which produces MAIKDVLLNEIGAGWDKSSPLYQQLANDLRKLILDGQISSGESIPSERVLCEKTSASRVTIRKAIDQLIIEGLLFRRQGSGTFISERIEHKGEDLSGFTDEMRTLGVDPSSIWLMKMIAEATSEEASTLKLSTGTQVCRLSRVRLSNKMPMGIENTIIPAQFLPDLETLTDSLYHALQANNRSPSHGEQKVTASIASPTEAGLLSIQEGGPVLRIERYTFLPDNTPLEYTRSVYRGDKYVFTSKLQPFNQGW; this is translated from the coding sequence TTGGCTATTAAAGATGTATTGTTAAACGAAATTGGAGCCGGTTGGGATAAATCCTCCCCGCTGTATCAACAACTTGCAAATGACTTACGTAAACTCATTTTAGATGGGCAAATAAGCAGCGGAGAATCCATTCCATCTGAGCGTGTACTCTGTGAAAAAACCAGTGCATCACGTGTCACCATTCGCAAAGCTATCGATCAACTCATCATAGAAGGATTATTATTTCGCAGGCAAGGCTCAGGTACTTTTATCAGCGAGCGCATTGAACATAAAGGAGAAGACCTGTCAGGTTTTACTGATGAAATGCGTACTTTAGGTGTTGATCCTAGCTCTATTTGGCTTATGAAAATGATTGCAGAAGCTACATCAGAAGAAGCGAGCACTCTAAAGTTATCAACCGGCACACAAGTGTGTCGCTTATCTCGGGTACGGCTGTCTAACAAAATGCCAATGGGTATCGAAAACACGATTATACCCGCCCAATTTTTACCTGATTTAGAGACCTTAACTGACTCACTTTATCATGCTCTGCAAGCCAACAATCGCTCGCCTAGTCATGGTGAACAAAAGGTAACAGCATCTATTGCCTCACCAACTGAAGCGGGGTTGCTTTCGATTCAAGAAGGCGGACCTGTTCTACGAATTGAGCGTTACACTTTTTTACCCGACAATACCCCCCTTGAATATACTCGGAGTGTATATCGTGGAGACAAGTATGTGTTCACTTCAAAGCTTCAACCCTTTAACCAAGGGTGGTAA
- a CDS encoding TonB-dependent receptor domain-containing protein, which yields MKAYTLKPVAKNILIALSTSVFLSSQVVAQQAEVIEITGSRIPRSELTATSPVFTISDIQLETDQAITVEDIVKKLPQAAAGANSTGATVGDSLGSSTIDLRGLGQNRTLVLVNGSRVVPFSFRNAVDVNSIPAGLIKRVEVLTGGAAAVYGADAVAGVVNFILDDKYEGFEASAGYEMPNGGGETFNVDATMGANIDDGKGNITAYLGYSKREKLLAGERDFTANGPSVVAGTGGNFTDVSSGRMFAFSDSGTLTDSPQTLDITPDLYLMQPLERLTANVFFNYTPFDNSVAVYGRAMFTQVRVNGAGSTGQSPVVVNEQITIASDNPFLSSSIRDLLTFDANGAAQVAVQKNLGFGLQETRTVRDTLQFQVGFKGDLTDFIGWDVYGQYGRTDGTAKVYNNGISSNFQNIANTRNIFGPTDLSDLSTPLIHSNRERVQSVINLNISGDSGDVFELPAGPIGFSVGYEYRDESGVQTPGSALINGSAYGLGGISAIDSGFDTKEWYGEVLVPVLRDLPFIKELSIEGAYRYSNYSNIDSANTDKLGLSWAVNEDLRLRATRQTAIRAPNLGEFAGPEVALSLALFDPNSASFISRLGGRFDGDPCLDGRGDSAQCERLGAAAPGTTFDTSQAIYTFGGNDMIQPEKSTTTSFGIVYTPDIIEGLDITVDYYDIEITDAISQIQPIAALTSCYIDNPVAGNPLCGAVLRDPSTGLINQTLVNDFNLAVLSQSGFDVGVRYALGDISENIQDFQVSYQGNIVDAQDRQNNATVESLDCKGTFGTSCTGDFASIVQADYRHRAWVDFSVDAVNVQIGWRMIGRVDAALNDSVSIGSLNYIDLAATYKFADTYEVTFGIDNLFDKQPPIPESGGNFFGTVSDYDVIGRTVGVTFRFRP from the coding sequence ATGAAGGCCTACACACTAAAACCTGTCGCCAAGAACATTCTGATTGCCCTTTCGACGTCTGTATTTTTAAGCTCCCAAGTCGTTGCACAACAAGCTGAAGTGATTGAAATCACCGGATCTCGCATACCCCGCTCAGAACTTACCGCGACCAGCCCAGTATTTACCATTAGCGATATTCAATTAGAAACCGATCAAGCGATTACTGTTGAAGACATCGTAAAGAAACTTCCACAGGCAGCAGCAGGCGCTAACAGCACAGGCGCAACCGTAGGTGACTCTCTAGGCTCTTCGACTATTGATTTAAGAGGTTTAGGCCAAAACCGTACCCTAGTCTTGGTTAATGGCTCTCGAGTAGTACCTTTTAGTTTTAGAAACGCCGTCGATGTAAACTCCATCCCTGCTGGTTTAATTAAACGAGTCGAAGTGCTAACAGGTGGTGCTGCAGCTGTTTATGGCGCGGATGCTGTGGCAGGTGTGGTTAACTTCATTCTAGATGATAAATATGAAGGTTTTGAGGCCAGCGCTGGGTATGAAATGCCCAACGGAGGCGGTGAAACATTTAATGTCGATGCCACTATGGGTGCTAACATTGACGACGGCAAAGGTAATATAACGGCCTACCTAGGCTACTCAAAACGCGAAAAATTATTGGCCGGCGAACGTGACTTTACTGCCAATGGGCCTAGTGTGGTTGCAGGTACAGGTGGCAACTTTACTGATGTTTCCAGCGGTCGCATGTTTGCATTTAGTGACTCAGGTACCTTAACCGATTCACCCCAGACACTGGATATCACGCCAGACCTTTATCTGATGCAACCACTAGAGCGTTTAACCGCCAACGTATTTTTTAATTACACGCCTTTTGATAATAGTGTTGCAGTATACGGCCGAGCTATGTTTACTCAAGTACGCGTGAATGGCGCAGGCTCTACAGGGCAATCACCTGTCGTGGTAAACGAGCAGATTACGATTGCATCAGACAACCCATTCCTTAGTAGTTCCATTCGAGATTTATTGACGTTTGACGCCAACGGAGCAGCTCAGGTTGCAGTACAAAAAAACCTCGGTTTTGGTTTACAAGAAACACGCACAGTGCGCGACACACTCCAATTTCAAGTTGGCTTTAAAGGTGACCTAACCGACTTTATTGGATGGGATGTTTACGGACAATATGGGCGTACCGACGGTACGGCAAAAGTATACAACAATGGCATATCAAGCAACTTTCAAAACATCGCCAATACCCGCAATATTTTTGGACCAACCGATTTGAGCGATTTAAGCACACCGCTTATTCACTCAAATCGTGAGCGAGTGCAGTCAGTTATCAACCTCAATATTTCCGGTGATTCTGGCGATGTATTTGAATTGCCAGCAGGCCCTATTGGTTTTTCTGTGGGTTACGAATATAGAGATGAATCGGGTGTGCAAACACCTGGTAGTGCACTTATCAATGGTTCAGCATACGGGCTAGGTGGCATCTCTGCCATTGATTCAGGTTTTGATACCAAAGAATGGTACGGTGAAGTGTTAGTTCCTGTTTTACGAGATTTACCGTTTATTAAAGAGTTGTCTATTGAAGGCGCTTATCGCTACTCAAATTATTCAAATATTGACTCTGCGAACACTGATAAACTGGGTTTAAGCTGGGCTGTCAACGAAGACTTACGACTACGTGCAACTCGTCAAACAGCTATCCGCGCACCTAACTTAGGTGAGTTTGCTGGGCCCGAAGTTGCATTATCACTTGCCTTATTCGACCCAAATAGCGCTTCATTTATTTCCCGTTTAGGCGGGCGTTTTGATGGTGACCCCTGTTTAGATGGTAGAGGTGATAGCGCACAATGTGAACGCTTAGGTGCAGCTGCACCAGGCACCACTTTTGATACATCACAAGCTATATATACCTTTGGCGGCAACGATATGATCCAACCTGAGAAGTCCACGACGACCAGTTTCGGTATCGTTTACACCCCAGATATCATTGAAGGCTTAGATATTACGGTCGATTATTACGACATAGAAATCACCGACGCAATCAGTCAAATTCAACCCATTGCCGCGCTAACCAGCTGCTACATTGATAATCCAGTAGCGGGTAATCCCTTGTGCGGAGCTGTGTTACGTGACCCGTCAACGGGGTTAATCAACCAAACCCTGGTTAACGATTTTAACTTAGCGGTGTTATCGCAGTCGGGCTTTGATGTAGGTGTTCGTTACGCACTAGGTGATATAAGCGAAAACATTCAAGACTTTCAAGTTAGTTATCAAGGTAATATTGTAGATGCTCAGGACCGACAAAATAATGCTACGGTTGAATCTCTAGACTGTAAAGGTACTTTTGGTACATCTTGCACAGGTGACTTTGCTAGTATTGTTCAAGCAGATTATCGACACAGAGCTTGGGTTGACTTTTCGGTAGACGCGGTAAACGTGCAAATTGGTTGGCGCATGATTGGCAGAGTAGATGCTGCACTGAATGACAGTGTTAGCATAGGTTCACTAAACTATATTGATTTGGCAGCCACCTACAAGTTTGCAGATACATACGAAGTGACTTTTGGCATCGATAATTTATTTGATAAACAACCGCCTATTCCTGAGTCAGGTGGCAATTTTTTCGGCACCGTAAGTGACTATGACGTCATAGGTCGCACTGTTGGTGTTACCTTCCGTTTTAGACCATAG
- a CDS encoding TonB-dependent receptor, with protein MIRDSINGKNIQSIALSALMVSGMATMPGANAQDMITAQAEKKTENLSSGIEKITVTSRKRVENLQDTPLSITAFGSTKLDELGIENFDDYALMLPSVSYQSAGPGLSQIYMRGASDGGSGNASGSQPGVAIYLDEQPVTAIGRNLDLHIYDIERVEALAGPQSTLFGASAQSGTIRIITKKPKMDRFEGGFDVSYGTTKSGDASNSLEGFLNVPVSENAAIRLVAWTKKDGGYIDNVAGTRTYGLFTDGGNFSTVEENNDDLVKENFNELTNSGARVALKVNLNDNWTATASYLTQKQETEGVWYQDSNNPNGEVNELEVQRFFPDSMDDEFNQSALTIEGDLGFASLVYAGSFMDRDVQYFNDYSDYADYFSTSWIQYYGCEYYGTADADCSSMAIFYNDDNEYKRNTHELRLQSTNNNPLQYIVGLYYEDASHDYRQEWQMNGMAQGADFRQFGEANLWYLTDQKRADKQSALFGEVSYEFTEQLTTTFGARLFKNESTLEGVSGYGLIAPGFPIINVDSKNDDTDSIFKFNLSYKFDDKKMAYLTWSEGYRPGGINRDETDLVPRIYKSDFVTNTELGWKTMWLDNNLRWNGAIYHMQWDDMQFTRFDSSYGSPVGLTVNANKSRIVGIESDLTYMLTPDLSLTAAFNFNQAELAADLLVGSNLSPDGTELPNVPDFKGNLTSRYHFTVGGYRSFAQIVYSYVGESYSDIYKYKTSDLNFDLRDVNQSYSIVNLSAGINRDGWGVNLYVNNLTDERAQLSRGSASWDSTVTVNRPRNFGIRYHMLFE; from the coding sequence GTGATAAGAGACTCCATTAACGGCAAAAACATTCAAAGTATTGCTTTGTCAGCCTTGATGGTAAGCGGCATGGCCACAATGCCTGGCGCCAATGCACAGGACATGATTACCGCTCAGGCTGAAAAAAAGACTGAAAATTTATCTTCAGGAATCGAAAAAATAACCGTTACTTCACGTAAACGTGTTGAAAATCTTCAAGACACCCCCTTAAGTATTACTGCATTTGGCTCCACTAAGCTAGATGAATTAGGGATCGAAAATTTCGATGATTATGCGTTAATGCTGCCGAGCGTCTCATATCAATCAGCAGGACCGGGTTTGTCCCAAATCTATATGCGTGGAGCTTCAGATGGTGGCAGTGGCAATGCATCAGGTTCTCAACCTGGGGTTGCCATTTATCTAGATGAACAACCGGTAACCGCTATTGGGCGGAATCTTGATTTACACATTTATGATATCGAGCGAGTTGAAGCACTTGCAGGACCGCAAAGTACGTTATTTGGCGCCAGCGCGCAGTCAGGCACTATCAGGATCATTACCAAAAAACCTAAAATGGATAGGTTTGAAGGTGGTTTTGATGTTAGTTACGGTACAACCAAAAGTGGCGATGCTAGCAACTCATTAGAAGGGTTTCTTAATGTTCCGGTAAGTGAAAATGCCGCTATCCGCTTAGTCGCTTGGACCAAAAAAGATGGCGGTTACATTGATAATGTAGCCGGCACCAGGACCTATGGATTGTTCACTGATGGTGGAAACTTCTCAACAGTCGAAGAAAACAATGATGATCTAGTAAAAGAGAACTTTAATGAGTTAACCAATAGTGGTGCTAGAGTCGCATTAAAAGTAAACCTTAATGATAACTGGACTGCAACAGCAAGTTACCTCACTCAAAAACAGGAAACGGAAGGGGTATGGTACCAAGACTCAAACAACCCCAATGGTGAAGTTAATGAGTTAGAGGTTCAGCGTTTTTTTCCTGATTCAATGGATGACGAATTTAATCAATCAGCACTGACAATAGAGGGTGATCTGGGTTTTGCTAGTCTGGTGTATGCGGGCTCATTTATGGACCGAGACGTTCAGTACTTTAATGATTACTCTGACTACGCAGACTATTTCTCTACGAGTTGGATCCAATATTATGGTTGTGAATATTACGGTACTGCAGATGCAGACTGTTCAAGTATGGCTATTTTTTACAATGATGATAATGAATATAAACGCAATACTCACGAACTGCGTTTGCAATCAACAAACAATAACCCTCTGCAATATATCGTCGGCTTATATTACGAAGATGCCAGTCATGATTATCGCCAAGAATGGCAGATGAATGGTATGGCGCAAGGTGCTGACTTTAGACAGTTTGGTGAAGCGAACCTTTGGTATCTAACGGATCAAAAACGAGCAGATAAGCAGTCGGCGTTGTTCGGTGAAGTGAGCTATGAATTTACAGAGCAACTTACTACAACTTTTGGTGCCAGGTTATTTAAAAATGAAAGTACGTTAGAAGGCGTTTCCGGTTACGGACTGATTGCTCCTGGCTTCCCTATCATTAACGTTGATAGTAAAAATGATGACACTGATAGTATTTTTAAATTCAATCTATCGTATAAATTTGATGATAAAAAGATGGCCTATCTTACCTGGTCAGAAGGTTATCGCCCTGGTGGCATAAATCGGGATGAAACGGACCTGGTGCCCCGTATCTATAAATCTGACTTTGTCACAAATACAGAGCTAGGCTGGAAAACCATGTGGCTTGATAATAATCTTCGTTGGAATGGCGCTATCTACCATATGCAATGGGATGATATGCAGTTTACTCGCTTTGATTCATCATATGGTTCTCCTGTTGGTTTAACAGTCAATGCAAATAAATCTAGAATCGTCGGTATTGAGTCTGATCTTACCTACATGCTAACACCAGACTTATCTTTAACTGCAGCATTTAATTTTAATCAAGCTGAGTTAGCTGCTGATTTATTAGTAGGAAGTAACTTATCACCTGACGGCACTGAACTTCCAAATGTACCGGATTTTAAAGGGAATCTGACCAGCCGTTATCACTTTACTGTTGGTGGATATCGAAGCTTCGCGCAAATCGTTTATTCCTATGTTGGCGAGTCATACAGCGATATCTACAAGTATAAAACCAGTGATTTAAACTTTGACCTACGTGATGTTAATCAAAGCTATAGCATTGTAAATTTATCTGCGGGTATAAATAGAGATGGCTGGGGAGTTAATCTTTATGTCAACAATTTGACCGATGAACGTGCTCAGTTGTCTCGTGGCAGCGCTAGTTGGGACAGCACAGTAACCGTTAATCGTCCACGAAATTTTGGGATCAGATATCACATGTTATTTGAATAA
- the gcvA gene encoding transcriptional regulator GcvA produces MRKKIPPLNSLKSFEAAARHGSFKNAADELFVSVSAISHQIKQLEHVLNVELFIRKTRSVVLTKIGKQYYPILRDAFDKIAEGTDLILTPTRSDVLTIQLYSTLAIRWLIPRLPDFQSKYPNISVRLHTSQFDVDFNKSDVDACVKIGNRASNGLHYSYLFTSDVFPVCSPNLLTAKEQLERPEQLSDFTILQVYPSHRDWYIWLDEMGCNSVDPESGLQFDSYDHSISTALQGMGVALGMQPYVDKELSSGLLIEPFPEMRVKHHSYWYFVYRQEKFEQKKIQLFETWLIKQIKADPELSILRGRATSEQTF; encoded by the coding sequence TTGCGCAAAAAAATCCCACCTTTGAATTCTTTAAAAAGTTTTGAAGCGGCAGCTAGACATGGTTCTTTTAAAAATGCAGCCGATGAACTTTTTGTATCAGTCTCGGCGATCAGTCATCAAATAAAGCAACTAGAACATGTACTTAATGTTGAATTGTTTATCCGCAAAACACGCTCAGTGGTACTCACTAAAATTGGTAAACAGTATTACCCCATCCTTCGTGATGCCTTTGATAAAATTGCTGAAGGTACCGATCTGATTTTAACACCCACACGATCAGATGTATTAACGATTCAATTATATTCAACATTGGCTATTCGCTGGTTGATACCAAGACTACCCGACTTTCAAAGCAAGTATCCCAATATCAGTGTTAGACTACACACCTCACAGTTTGATGTTGATTTTAATAAAAGTGACGTTGATGCCTGTGTCAAGATTGGTAATCGCGCTTCCAATGGCCTGCATTACTCATATTTATTTACTAGCGATGTATTTCCTGTGTGTAGTCCTAATTTACTTACCGCAAAAGAGCAACTGGAGCGCCCAGAGCAACTCAGCGATTTTACTATACTGCAGGTTTATCCTTCCCATAGAGATTGGTATATTTGGCTAGATGAAATGGGTTGTAATTCTGTTGATCCAGAATCAGGACTGCAATTCGATAGCTACGATCATTCAATTTCTACCGCTTTACAAGGCATGGGCGTAGCACTCGGTATGCAACCTTATGTCGACAAGGAGTTATCCTCAGGCTTGTTGATTGAACCTTTTCCTGAAATGCGTGTTAAACACCACAGTTATTGGTATTTTGTTTATCGTCAGGAGAAATTCGAACAGAAAAAAATTCAACTATTCGAAACTTGGTTAATTAAGCAAATAAAAGCAGATCCTGAGCTCAGCATTTTACGAGGAAGAGCAACAAGTGAACAAACGTTTTAA
- a CDS encoding tetratricopeptide repeat-containing sulfotransferase family protein, translating to MTQYEDHNNHSTGDIRVAVHHAQEMLQHNAFAAAEQQGREILKSFPNEPNALFIVGIALKGLKRFSEAKNILQVLVKQTPDFALAHQELGLTLHALKQIKPAIASLTNAVKVEANLTNSWRLLSELLLATGESKASEQAYNSYLRFSAKHPLLGEALQAFIDGKLALSERHCRDYLKQSPDDVSALRLLAEIAIKLGVFEDAEQLLVHCLRIAPDYHLARLNYAHVLNKQEKSQQALLEIETLEKYQPNVPPQQILKAAILVRLGQFEEAILLYDKLISTLPDQANLHTSRGHALKTIGEQEAAIASYRQAIACAPSYGEAYWSLANLKTFCFTQFEIQQMRKQMEIKQLPSLDRINICFALGKALEDNKEFEQSFHYYKLGNQFKQSIERYDPEETTAIIARTITTCQSPIFENNHDQGCSKADPIFIVGLPRSGSTLLEQILASHSMVDGTKELPDIIAMVRKLSDRKKRHEISKYPEVIAKLSGEQRLALGNEYISKTQIHRGGAPFFIDKMPNNFAHIGLIKLILPNAKIIDARRQPMSACFSGFKQLFSTGQAFSYDLENIARYYQDYIHLMNHWHNVLPNQVLTVSYEDVVNDFKNQVKQILDFCGLPFEQNCLEFYNNARAVNTASSEQVRQPINTKGLDAWKPFEKFLTPLQSKLSSIL from the coding sequence ATGACTCAATATGAAGACCACAACAACCACAGCACAGGTGATATTCGTGTTGCGGTGCACCATGCCCAAGAAATGTTACAACACAACGCTTTTGCTGCTGCAGAACAACAAGGTCGAGAAATTCTAAAATCCTTTCCTAATGAACCCAACGCACTTTTTATCGTTGGTATCGCACTCAAAGGCTTAAAACGCTTTAGTGAAGCTAAAAACATCTTACAAGTGTTGGTTAAACAAACCCCTGATTTTGCTTTAGCTCACCAGGAGCTTGGCTTAACATTGCATGCTTTAAAACAAATAAAACCGGCGATAGCATCATTGACCAATGCCGTTAAAGTTGAAGCTAACTTAACTAATAGTTGGAGACTTCTATCTGAATTACTACTAGCGACAGGTGAAAGCAAAGCCTCTGAGCAAGCTTATAATAGTTATTTACGCTTCTCAGCGAAACACCCTCTCTTAGGAGAAGCTCTGCAAGCTTTTATCGATGGCAAATTAGCATTAAGTGAGCGCCATTGTCGTGATTATCTAAAACAATCCCCCGATGATGTCAGTGCGTTAAGGCTATTGGCTGAAATAGCAATCAAATTGGGGGTATTTGAAGATGCAGAACAATTGCTTGTTCATTGTTTACGCATAGCACCGGATTATCACCTTGCCCGTTTAAATTACGCCCATGTATTAAATAAACAAGAAAAAAGCCAACAAGCACTATTAGAAATAGAAACGTTAGAAAAGTACCAGCCCAATGTACCACCTCAACAAATACTCAAAGCTGCTATTTTAGTAAGATTAGGGCAATTCGAAGAAGCAATCTTGCTTTATGATAAGTTGATTTCTACGCTGCCTGACCAAGCAAACCTTCACACCAGCAGAGGACACGCACTCAAAACAATTGGAGAACAAGAGGCCGCGATTGCTTCGTATAGGCAAGCCATAGCATGTGCGCCGAGTTACGGGGAGGCCTATTGGAGTTTGGCTAATCTAAAGACTTTTTGTTTTACACAGTTTGAAATACAACAAATGAGAAAGCAGATGGAGATAAAACAGCTCCCTTCACTGGATAGGATCAATATATGTTTTGCGTTAGGTAAAGCTCTCGAAGACAACAAAGAGTTTGAACAGTCATTTCACTATTATAAATTAGGTAATCAATTCAAACAGAGTATTGAACGCTACGACCCAGAAGAAACGACCGCAATAATTGCGCGAACGATCACAACCTGTCAATCCCCTATTTTTGAGAATAACCATGATCAAGGTTGCAGTAAAGCGGATCCGATATTTATAGTTGGACTGCCTCGATCTGGTTCTACGTTGCTAGAGCAAATATTAGCAAGTCATTCTATGGTGGATGGTACCAAGGAGTTACCAGATATTATTGCGATGGTTCGAAAATTAAGTGACCGTAAAAAACGGCATGAAATATCAAAATATCCAGAGGTTATTGCCAAGCTTTCTGGGGAGCAACGCCTCGCTCTGGGTAACGAATATATAAGCAAAACCCAGATACACAGAGGTGGTGCACCTTTTTTCATTGATAAAATGCCCAATAATTTTGCTCATATCGGATTGATTAAACTTATATTACCTAACGCAAAAATCATTGATGCTCGTCGTCAGCCAATGTCTGCTTGTTTTAGCGGTTTTAAACAGTTGTTTTCCACCGGACAGGCTTTTAGTTATGACTTAGAAAATATTGCTCGCTACTATCAAGATTATATCCATTTAATGAATCATTGGCACAACGTGCTTCCCAACCAGGTACTGACGGTCTCCTATGAAGATGTAGTTAATGATTTTAAAAATCAGGTTAAACAAATTCTAGATTTTTGTGGCTTGCCTTTTGAGCAGAACTGTCTTGAGTTTTATAATAACGCTCGTGCAGTCAATACTGCTAGCTCTGAACAAGTTAGACAACCTATCAATACAAAAGGGCTCGATGCCTGGAAGCCTTTTGAAAAGTTCCTTACCCCATTACAAAGCAAACTATCATCAATATTATGA
- a CDS encoding beta-keto acid cleavage family enzyme: MNRNIIISAAISGSGPTENKTPHLPITPKQLADEAIAVAKAGAAIAHIHVRDPKTGAASRDIRLYKEVVDRIRQESTDVIINLTTGMGGDLFLGPDDNPTELSQHTDLVGQVKRQEHVELLLPEICSLDCGSFNYDVNNYVYVSTTDMLRTGAKRLQKLGVKPELEVFDLGHIWFAKQMIAEGILDAPPLFQLCMGVKWGAEGNTANMKAMVDNLPSGANWAAFGLGPNEMPMAAQAALLGGNIRVGLEDNIYLEKGVLATNVQLVERARKIVELMGASIQTPAQARESLGLKKHNTLVELARTL; the protein is encoded by the coding sequence ATGAATCGTAATATAATTATTTCTGCTGCAATTTCAGGCTCAGGTCCGACTGAAAACAAAACTCCTCATCTTCCCATTACTCCGAAACAACTTGCAGACGAAGCGATTGCTGTAGCCAAAGCCGGCGCAGCTATTGCTCACATACACGTCCGTGACCCAAAAACCGGTGCTGCCTCTCGCGACATTCGTCTTTACAAAGAAGTTGTAGACAGGATAAGACAGGAGTCTACAGACGTTATCATTAACCTCACAACTGGAATGGGAGGGGATTTATTTTTAGGGCCTGACGACAATCCGACAGAACTTAGTCAGCATACTGATTTGGTCGGGCAAGTAAAACGTCAAGAACATGTAGAGTTGCTTTTGCCTGAAATATGTTCCCTTGACTGCGGTTCATTTAATTATGATGTAAATAATTATGTATACGTTTCAACAACCGACATGCTTCGTACTGGTGCTAAACGATTGCAAAAGCTGGGTGTAAAACCAGAGCTTGAAGTATTCGACCTTGGGCATATTTGGTTTGCCAAACAGATGATAGCTGAAGGCATACTTGACGCACCACCACTTTTCCAGCTGTGCATGGGAGTGAAATGGGGGGCCGAAGGCAATACTGCCAATATGAAAGCCATGGTTGATAATTTGCCTTCAGGAGCAAATTGGGCTGCATTCGGCTTGGGCCCAAATGAAATGCCGATGGCTGCGCAAGCCGCCCTATTAGGAGGCAATATTAGGGTAGGATTAGAAGACAATATTTATCTTGAAAAAGGTGTTTTGGCCACCAATGTTCAGCTGGTTGAGCGCGCCCGAAAGATTGTTGAATTGATGGGTGCCAGCATTCAGACACCCGCGCAAGCCAGAGAGAGTTTAGGTCTTAAAAAGCACAATACTCTGGTTGAGCTCGCTCGTACTTTATAA
- a CDS encoding acyl-CoA thioesterase, with protein MAADYKGVCHPWLCDSMGHMTTRHYMAMFDDASYHFLNRVFGWSGTDSQNNNIGWADVKHTIEYLLEVRSGQLLDVTGILIRVGGKSITVSYEMRETGSNKIVATLNSISVLFDTDAREAITLSDDMRIRANESIKTTKVATK; from the coding sequence ATGGCTGCAGATTATAAAGGCGTTTGCCACCCTTGGCTCTGTGACTCGATGGGTCACATGACTACCCGTCATTATATGGCCATGTTCGATGATGCCAGCTACCACTTTCTGAATCGAGTGTTTGGATGGTCGGGTACAGATAGTCAAAACAATAATATTGGATGGGCTGACGTAAAGCACACCATTGAATATTTATTAGAAGTAAGAAGCGGCCAACTTCTCGATGTCACCGGAATTCTTATAAGAGTCGGTGGTAAGTCAATCACTGTTTCTTATGAAATGCGTGAAACCGGAAGTAACAAGATAGTGGCTACGCTAAACAGTATCTCAGTACTTTTTGATACCGACGCTCGAGAGGCCATCACCCTTTCTGATGATATGAGGATTAGAGCAAATGAAAGTATAAAAACAACAAAAGTAGCAACCAAGTAA